The Streptomyces sp. NBC_01255 genome window below encodes:
- a CDS encoding MFS transporter, with protein sequence MTTTEKPQDETSRRRVFADLTPLRTSADYRRLWFGSTVSWVGQGMTSLAVSLQVYEITRSPFSVGLVGLFSLVPLVVFGLYGGAVADTVDRRKLGLASALGSAVLSIALAGAAFAGFHRVWFLYGIVALQAVCAALNSPARTSMIPRLLPPEQLRAANALNSMVMTFGMLVGPSLGGLIVGVAGYQTAYLVDALAFSASLYAMWRLPSMLPERKGNKRASVLDGLRFLATRPNLRMTFFSDFCAMILAHPRALFPAVAVLWYGGDAKTTGLLVAAPAFGALLGGVLSGWQGRIRHHGQAILIAVACWGTAIAVFGLTRHLWLGLLLLALAGYSDTVSMIFRNTMMQVAAPDEMRGRLQGVFIVVVAGGPRLGDFLAGSVADLTSPAVAITGGGIACVLAVGVLALYGRRFRRYDANNPTP encoded by the coding sequence GTGACCACCACCGAGAAGCCACAGGACGAAACCAGCCGCCGCCGGGTCTTCGCCGACCTCACCCCGCTGCGGACCTCCGCCGACTACCGCCGCCTCTGGTTCGGGAGCACCGTCTCCTGGGTCGGCCAGGGCATGACCTCCCTCGCCGTCTCCCTCCAGGTGTACGAGATCACCCGCTCGCCCTTCTCCGTCGGGCTCGTCGGTCTTTTCTCCCTCGTCCCGCTCGTCGTCTTCGGCCTGTACGGCGGCGCCGTCGCCGACACCGTCGACCGCCGCAAGCTCGGCCTCGCCAGCGCCCTCGGCTCCGCCGTCCTCTCGATCGCCCTCGCGGGCGCCGCGTTCGCCGGCTTCCACCGCGTCTGGTTCCTCTACGGGATCGTCGCCCTCCAGGCCGTGTGCGCCGCGCTCAACTCGCCCGCCCGGACCTCGATGATCCCCCGGCTCCTGCCGCCCGAGCAGCTGCGCGCCGCCAACGCCCTCAACTCGATGGTGATGACCTTCGGCATGCTCGTCGGGCCCAGCCTCGGCGGCCTGATCGTCGGCGTCGCCGGGTACCAGACGGCGTACCTCGTCGACGCCCTCGCCTTCTCCGCGAGCCTCTACGCGATGTGGCGGCTGCCGTCGATGCTCCCGGAGCGGAAGGGGAACAAGCGGGCCTCCGTCCTCGACGGGCTGCGCTTCCTCGCCACCCGCCCCAACCTGCGCATGACGTTCTTCTCAGACTTCTGCGCGATGATCCTCGCCCACCCCCGCGCCCTGTTCCCGGCCGTCGCCGTCCTCTGGTACGGCGGGGACGCGAAGACCACCGGACTCCTCGTCGCGGCGCCCGCGTTCGGGGCGCTCCTCGGCGGGGTCCTCTCCGGCTGGCAGGGCCGGATCCGCCACCACGGGCAGGCGATCCTGATCGCCGTGGCCTGCTGGGGCACCGCCATCGCCGTCTTCGGGCTGACCCGGCACCTCTGGCTCGGGCTGCTCCTGCTCGCCCTCGCCGGCTACTCCGACACCGTCTCGATGATCTTCCGGAACACGATGATGCAGGTCGCCGCGCCCGACGAGATGCGCGGCCGGCTCCAGGGCGTCTTCATCGTGGTCGTCGCGGGCGGGCCCCGGCTCGGGGACTTCCTCGCGGGCTCCGTCGCCGATCTGACCTCCCCGGCCGTCGCCATCACGGGCGGCGGGATCGCCTGCGTCCTCGCCGTCGGCGTCCTGGCCCTCTACGGACGCCGTTTCCGCCGGTACGACGCAAACAACCCCACTCCGTGA
- a CDS encoding BTAD domain-containing putative transcriptional regulator → MRFAVLGETSVRTEDGRPVRVPELKVRALLAALLVDAGRPVAAYRLVDDLWGDEPPGSPLRALQAKVSQLRRALDEAEPGGRELVVTRAPGYLLAVPEGALDAHRFAALTARARDTAAPRARAELLGEALGLWRGPAFADFAAEPFARAAADRLEEERLSARETLAETRLELGEHDLLAGELAELVARHPLRERLRAVQLRALYRAGRQSEALAGYEELRALLADELGLDPSPELAALHTAMLRQDADLSLPASAAVPASGSAPATGPAVVGGSARGNLPVPLSGIVGRDEAVAEVTGLLRERRLVTLTGPGGVGKTRLAVEAARQVEEAFPDGAWLVEFAGAGGELAEVVAAALELRDDGVWGLRPDGERPPTTAERLAEVLRGRRTLLVLDNCEHVVDEAASLAELLLRAAPGLVVLTTSQEPLALAGETLWAVEPLDADGAVALFTARATASSPGFTLDAPALEAVRGICRRLDGIPLALELAATRVRALGVHGLLTRLDDRFRLLDSGLRGAPARQATLRAVIDWSWDLLSAPERTVLRRLAVHAEGCTLAAAESVCAGESAADGDGDVIAGDVLGLLARLVDRSLVVAVDGPDGPRYRLLESVAAYCLERLRDEGETEAVRERHLAYHLRVAEEAGPALRGPDQRRRLAQLDAETPNLRAALDRALTAPGGAGASAGAALRLVDALAWYWIMRGRLGEALRSATAALRAHPDGGADDEPGLAVPRARVGVWRTGLAVMGGDGTDRRGRIAEALAAYDAVDATGRPWARWFLAHALCGTGSQVEGGELTGSALDGFRAHGDRWGEAAALADRSVQLLLRGDVAGAEADAARSDALFAELGDACSRLWTVYPLATVAEIHGEYERADRLKRAGLAAAESFGLTTEVPDLLAGLGRTALLRGDLAECRTYHEAARDRAAEVGFRAGEINAVLGLGLGARREGLFEEAERHMREVLDWHRAVGLDSANALILAELGFSALGRGDLAGALKLQEEGYGTALTSGDPRAVALALEGLASAHAPAGRARGAALLLGAAAALRASTGAPLPPAERADVDRTEAAARAALGEAAFATAFTHGGSLTHDTAVTEATKL, encoded by the coding sequence ATGCGATTCGCGGTGCTGGGGGAGACGTCCGTACGGACCGAGGACGGGCGGCCTGTCCGGGTGCCGGAGCTCAAGGTGCGGGCCCTGCTCGCGGCCCTGCTCGTCGACGCGGGACGGCCGGTCGCCGCGTACCGGCTCGTCGACGACCTGTGGGGCGACGAACCGCCCGGCAGCCCGCTGCGGGCCCTCCAGGCCAAGGTCTCCCAGCTGCGCCGCGCCCTGGACGAGGCCGAGCCCGGCGGGCGCGAGCTCGTCGTCACGCGGGCCCCCGGCTACCTCCTCGCCGTACCCGAAGGGGCCCTGGACGCCCACCGGTTCGCGGCGCTCACCGCCCGCGCCCGGGACACGGCCGCGCCGCGCGCCCGGGCGGAGCTCCTCGGCGAGGCCCTCGGCCTGTGGCGGGGGCCCGCGTTCGCGGACTTCGCCGCCGAGCCGTTCGCCCGGGCGGCGGCCGACCGCTTGGAGGAGGAGCGGCTCTCCGCGCGCGAGACGCTGGCCGAGACGCGCCTGGAACTCGGCGAACACGACCTGCTGGCAGGCGAGTTGGCGGAGCTCGTGGCCCGCCACCCGCTGCGCGAACGCCTGCGCGCCGTACAGCTGCGGGCCTTGTACCGCGCGGGCCGGCAGAGCGAGGCGCTCGCCGGGTACGAGGAGCTGCGCGCCCTCCTCGCCGACGAGCTCGGGCTCGACCCGAGCCCCGAACTGGCCGCGCTCCACACGGCGATGCTGCGGCAGGACGCCGACCTGTCGCTTCCCGCGTCGGCGGCTGTGCCGGCGTCGGGATCCGCGCCCGCGACCGGCCCGGCGGTCGTCGGCGGGTCCGCGCGGGGCAACCTCCCCGTGCCGCTCAGCGGAATCGTCGGCCGTGACGAGGCCGTGGCGGAGGTGACCGGACTGCTGCGCGAGCGGCGGCTCGTCACCCTGACCGGACCCGGCGGCGTCGGGAAGACCCGGCTGGCCGTCGAGGCGGCCCGGCAGGTGGAGGAGGCGTTCCCGGACGGCGCCTGGCTCGTCGAGTTCGCCGGTGCGGGCGGCGAGCTCGCCGAGGTCGTCGCCGCCGCGCTCGAACTGCGCGACGACGGCGTGTGGGGGCTGCGGCCCGACGGGGAACGGCCGCCCACCACGGCGGAGCGGCTCGCCGAGGTCCTGCGCGGGCGACGCACCCTGCTCGTCCTGGACAACTGCGAGCACGTCGTCGACGAGGCCGCCTCCCTCGCCGAACTCCTGCTGCGCGCCGCACCCGGCCTCGTCGTCCTGACGACGAGCCAGGAGCCGCTGGCGCTCGCGGGCGAGACGCTGTGGGCGGTGGAACCGCTCGACGCGGACGGCGCGGTCGCCCTGTTCACGGCCCGCGCGACCGCCTCCTCGCCCGGCTTCACCCTCGACGCTCCCGCCCTGGAGGCGGTACGGGGAATCTGCCGCCGCCTCGACGGCATCCCGCTCGCCCTGGAGCTGGCCGCGACCCGCGTCCGCGCCCTCGGGGTGCACGGCCTCCTGACACGGCTCGACGACCGGTTCCGGCTGCTCGACTCGGGGCTGCGCGGCGCGCCCGCCCGACAGGCCACTCTCCGGGCGGTCATCGACTGGAGCTGGGACCTGCTGAGCGCACCGGAGCGGACGGTACTGCGCCGCCTCGCCGTCCACGCGGAGGGCTGCACCCTGGCGGCGGCGGAGTCCGTCTGCGCGGGGGAGAGCGCGGCGGACGGAGACGGTGACGTCATCGCAGGGGACGTGCTCGGGCTGCTCGCGCGGCTCGTGGACCGCTCGCTCGTCGTGGCCGTCGACGGGCCGGACGGGCCGCGCTACCGGCTGCTGGAATCCGTGGCCGCGTACTGCCTCGAACGGCTGCGGGACGAGGGCGAGACCGAGGCCGTACGGGAACGCCACCTCGCGTACCACCTCCGCGTCGCCGAGGAGGCCGGGCCCGCCCTGCGCGGCCCCGACCAGCGGCGTCGCCTCGCGCAGCTCGACGCCGAGACCCCGAACCTGCGGGCGGCCCTGGACCGGGCGCTCACCGCGCCCGGCGGCGCCGGGGCGAGCGCGGGGGCCGCGCTCCGGCTCGTCGACGCGCTCGCCTGGTACTGGATCATGCGCGGGCGGCTCGGCGAGGCGCTCCGCTCGGCGACGGCGGCGCTGCGGGCGCACCCGGACGGCGGCGCCGACGACGAACCGGGGCTCGCCGTGCCGAGGGCCCGCGTGGGGGTCTGGCGCACGGGGCTCGCCGTCATGGGCGGCGATGGGACGGACCGGCGCGGCCGGATCGCGGAGGCCCTGGCGGCCTACGACGCGGTGGACGCGACCGGCCGCCCCTGGGCCCGCTGGTTCCTCGCGCACGCGCTCTGCGGCACCGGCAGCCAGGTCGAGGGCGGTGAGCTGACCGGCAGCGCCCTCGACGGCTTCCGGGCCCACGGCGACCGCTGGGGCGAGGCGGCGGCGCTCGCGGACCGCTCCGTACAGCTCCTGCTCAGGGGCGACGTGGCGGGCGCGGAGGCCGACGCGGCCCGCTCGGACGCGCTCTTCGCCGAGCTCGGCGACGCGTGCTCCCGGCTGTGGACCGTGTACCCGCTCGCGACCGTCGCGGAGATCCACGGCGAGTACGAGCGCGCCGACCGGCTCAAGCGGGCCGGTCTGGCGGCGGCGGAGAGCTTCGGTCTGACGACCGAGGTACCCGACCTGCTCGCCGGGCTCGGCCGCACGGCCCTCCTCCGGGGCGATCTCGCCGAGTGCCGGACCTATCACGAGGCCGCCAGGGACCGGGCCGCCGAGGTCGGCTTCCGCGCGGGCGAGATCAACGCGGTCCTCGGCCTCGGCCTGGGCGCCCGCCGCGAGGGCCTCTTCGAGGAGGCCGAGCGTCACATGCGGGAGGTCCTCGACTGGCACCGGGCGGTCGGTCTCGACTCAGCGAACGCCCTGATCCTGGCCGAGCTCGGCTTCTCGGCGCTCGGGCGCGGCGACCTGGCCGGAGCCCTGAAGCTCCAGGAGGAGGGGTACGGGACCGCGCTGACCTCGGGCGACCCGAGGGCGGTCGCACTCGCCCTGGAAGGCCTGGCCTCCGCGCACGCCCCCGCCGGTCGCGCCCGGGGCGCCGCGCTCCTGCTGGGCGCGGCGGCCGCGCTGCGTGCCTCGACGGGCGCGCCGCTGCCCCCGGCGGAGCGCGCCGACGTCGACCGTACGGAGGCGGCGGCCCGCGCCGCACTCGGCGAAGCCGCCTTCGCCACGGCCTTCACCCACGGCGGGAGCCTCACGCACGACACCGCCGTGACCGAGGCCACGAAACTGTAA
- a CDS encoding GNAT family N-acetyltransferase — translation MPDITIRRAGADDSKRLTRLVRTSAAYRGDYAAMVEGYQVGGAYIEHHPVFVAVDGTGRVLGFYALLVDEAELDLAFVADSAQGLGIGRLLMEHMAGEARAAGLQAVRVVAHPPAEEFYLRTGAVRTGVLPPAGRIHWARPELRYDVA, via the coding sequence ATGCCCGACATCACCATCCGGCGCGCCGGCGCCGACGACTCCAAGCGGCTCACCCGGCTCGTCCGGACCTCCGCCGCCTACCGGGGCGACTACGCGGCCATGGTGGAGGGGTACCAGGTCGGCGGGGCGTACATCGAGCACCACCCGGTCTTCGTCGCCGTCGACGGGACCGGCCGGGTGCTCGGCTTCTACGCCCTCCTCGTCGACGAGGCCGAGCTCGACCTCGCCTTCGTCGCCGACAGCGCCCAGGGCCTCGGCATCGGCCGGCTGCTCATGGAGCACATGGCCGGGGAGGCGAGGGCCGCCGGACTCCAGGCCGTGCGGGTCGTCGCCCATCCGCCCGCCGAGGAGTTCTACCTGCGCACCGGCGCCGTCCGCACCGGAGTCCTCCCGCCCGCCGGACGGATCCACTGGGCCCGCCCCGAGCTGCGGTACGACGTCGCGTGA